AGGGATTTAAATGGTCTGGGTATTCTTTAGTTTCCATCttcatttctttttcttttttcatagCAGATGCTAAGGCTTTCTCTAAAGCATTCTGCTTTTTTCTTCTAGGAGGAACACTTATGCTTATTTCTGGACCCTGTTGAATCTCTAAAGCTTGTTCTAGTGGAGGATTATAGTCAATATTTGTTGAGGAACTATTTGCTATTCTGTTGTCATCTGTTTCATTATTGACTTCAGAATGCACACTGCTGCTCACATCATTACTGTCTTCTAACTTATCTGTAttatgttcaattgttttaatacaGTCTTTGTTTCGTGTTTCAATGTCATCTATACTTTCTAAACTCTTACCAACACTTATATTGTCGTCAGCCAGTTGTGTTTGCAGGAAATTGAACTTTTCAATATTACTTTTATACACTTTCTCGGGAATATTGTTACTTAAAACTGTTTCATTTTCCATTTTCTTATTCACATTTGCTAGTTTAGGTTTTGAGTCTATTTCACATTGAGAACTACTGGTACTGCTAATTTCTTCAGGATTACTTATACTAGTgtcttttaatgaaatatttgagattttattttctaaactaCTGTCTTTTTCTATGTTTTTCtcaaacatgtttattttgtcTACAAAATGATAAGATTTCAATATTAACAGAGATAAATGTTAAGCAAAACAAACAGGCACAAATGAAGATAATACAATCATAACAAAAGCATAGTCTTCCATAAAGTAGTCAAAATGCAGTTCTTATCCACTAGTAGCTAAACTGTGCAATAAGAAAACATTCTAGGGTTGATGAAAAAAGCAGTCAGTCAACAAAGAGAGAACATGATGCAGAGTAGAAACTTCTTGATTGCACATATCCTTGGCAAATACATATCTTAACATAATTAAGCAAGATATTTCTTCATCagaattcaatatttaaaagttgtttatatGGAAATACTTGGTAAATCCACAGTAGCATATCAGTTAATTTTGATAagatactgttttatttatggttttattgaattctttatggcttaattatttgattaaatgtCTTCAATGTAAAAGTAAAATGAAGCACTCACCCAAAATAGATTGTGGTCTTGATTTGTATTTAGGAGTTGGGGGTTCCTCTATGGACACTGATTTTGTCTCATGCGGTGTATCAGTGAATGCCAGCATCCCCATTTGAtcatgatcattattattaagaTATTTTGATAAAGTCTTTTCATTTTTACAACTATCACAGGTAAATTCAGATCCTTCTACTATCTCGAAATTCTTAGGGTTTAGATGTCCGGAGCATTTAGAGCAACGGAAACATCTTCTGTGGTACAGTTTGTGCGATACAAGTAGGCGCTGGGCAAGGTACACAGGCAGGCCACATGCTGCACATTTGTCTAGACCAGTCTTGCCAAACCTTATTGGTGCCTAGTAAGTAATAAAGATAGGTATTAGAATTCAAGACAGAAAGTGTAAGAGAAATTAGGAACACAATAGTTTCAATGCAAACATTGCACACAGACATTTAGAaagtttaatattaaatgatattattatactCACTGATGTCTCTGTAGTGGTTGTTTGAGGTGATACCTTGGACTCACTTTctgataattttgtatttactgtaataaatacaaacaaaataatacttttaaccATAGGACAAGCAAAAAGGCGAAAAACAGActaataaaaagtagtttttcaagacttaataaataatactagtATAAAACTGACCTGTATGACCTAAGCGTTGGTAAAACTGGGACAGGTAAGTTAAAATTGATAGTCTGTCTGGCACATCATTCTCAACCATGTCCTCTGGGTCTAATAGTGAGGGAATGCCTAGGTGCTTCTCAGCCACACTGTATGCTAAatgattattttcataaatgttTTCTGGATTCAACTTGGATATATCACTGCAAATcacaacaaatacataaaatggaatacttatttcaaacttattttacatagaaaaatattatattatatttattccaATGCTGATTAAAAGaacaatgaaattattgttaatacagATTTTACTTACATTAAATCTGGCCTAAAATGATGAACCAATGCACAAAATGCTATGCCATTTCTCCAGGAAGTTGTCATATTATCTATTTGCACTTCAGGACAGTCTTTCACTAAGCGCTTACACCACAACTCCAGAGCTTTAGTCCCTTTTCTTTCAGACATTATTAGAACTTTTAGCAACTTTTCAACCACTTTAAAATGTTCATCATCTATGACTCATATGAGTCTTTTCACTGAAAATAACAATGTACCTTTAATATCACATTTGCAGTGTATAACGCTGTTCTTATTTTTCAGATATTAAGCATTGaatagtatttaaatattatttttcaataaaatattcattacaaGTTAGTGGTTAGTTGGCAATTTGGCATTGGCTAGGGATGTAACGCACTTGCCACAAAAAGTAAAAGTGCACTCAAACGTCAAACAAAATTGACTTGTCTTACTAAATTAGTCGATTTGTGCTTGTTTGGTATCGAGAACTTGCTGCTTAATGTAAGGCACTCCCTAGACTGTCAATTGCTCAACATTATAATATAGTGCATTGATATCCATGGTAAATATTGAAGATTGCGCAATGATTATTATAAGTAGGTTTAAGGACAAGGACCACCATTTTTGTGTTATGACCTTATATGGACGATATTGTTCGACAAATCATCAGCTTCTGCTATTCTGCTACCATATTGCCAAACTGTCCCGAAGTTTGAGAAGTCGTTCAATTTCTgaggcccgattctcctaagttaataatgtaaaaaatgaATCGCAATTTTGACTTAAATCGGGcatctgctactaataaaagaccaatcgtatccCAACGACATCGATTGGTTCGCGACTggtctggggcccgattctcttaagttgataatgttaaaatcgaatcgcaatagcagttttaaccatatcgggcattctgctaccaataaaagaccaatcgtattcgattgacatttgattggtgtgcgattggtctgctattttctgtgattttggtctatacggtagtttgctatacaatcattttgcaatcgttaatcatttgcagagaaaatgattaattattgaatgacagaaaaggataaaaacgtttttttgaaagaaaaaatagcggaatgccacatacgctttaatcgcaatcgagtcgggattggatctcagtcaagtaaaattaggagaatcgggcccctgtcaTTAATTTGGTCtatacaggggcccgattctcctaattttacttaagcgacatacgattcacattcaactgcgatccaatcacgactcgattacgattgaagcgtatgtggcattcagcttttttttctttgaaataaacgtttttatccttttctgtcattcattatgaatcattttgtctgcaaatgttttacgattgcaatatgattatagagcaaactaccgtacctatagaccaaaatcaccaaagtagcagaccaatcgcaaaccaatcgactATCGTTGGattacgattggtcttatactattagtagcagaatgcccgatatagttaaaactgctattgcgaccatattgcgattcgaaatcgtaaataatttgcagacaatatgattcattattggatcacagaaattgataaaaacgtttatttaaaagaaagaaaaaaattgcggaatgccacatatgcttcaatcgttattaagtcgtgattggatcttagtcggatgtgaatcttatatcgcttaagtaaaattagtagaatcgcgcccccGGTCGTCGTCGTGCATTGAACGAAATTAGTATACCTAATatactacattatttatttacctggGAAGGATTGGCGATTAAACTAACATTCGCATAAAAGTGAatttatgatataaaaaaataatgcaataaaactGATCAATGATCATGTTATAAACGAATTATCTCCGTTTTAGaagacagttttattttttaaaaagggCTTCGGGCAATGTTCTGTGATTTCAAGTAGTTCATTAATATTTCCTAATCTTATCTAAGTCTATCTAATAATTGCGTTTACAGAAATAGAGAATGAATGAGCCGACTGAGATAAAGTTAGGACTTTATTAAACTATTCCTTCTGTCTGAGATAGGTAGATATCTAAGATATGGGgtgtgtaaataataaaaaatcaacataGCTTTCAATAGGATTTATTAGGCATAAGTACGGTTTAATTTTTAGGCAGGTAGGttctcttaatatttatttaggtaattaagAAATTAGAAATTGGCAAGGATTGGCCGGCAATTTCCAAGAGCATCAGGTTTGTACCCAGAAGGACACTGGCTAGGAACACTTATAATATTTCTGTGGGAATCGCTAACATCAGACAAGGCCTCGTATTGAATTTgcaacctgaaaaaaaaaagttggtaTAGTTATTGTGTTTCATTTACCTATAACGTTGACTTTCATGAGTCAATTGAATATCTTAATTGTCCTCCCTTATCACAGATTACTTCAGAGGATTAAGTAAGTTGTAGCAACATGTGTTGTGTTGTAACTACTAATCTATGTATAAGGGTTTAAACGGCATATTTTGTGATTCATGATGTCATCAGAGGTTTCCTTTTTATGTTGTAACTATGCCCTCTagaactactaatattatatcggggcaacattaatttgtttgtaaagacTCCATCTTAAAGACCCAATGTTGCAAGCTACAGTATCCCGGGTGacattttgtccgggtacgggaGGTATTTTCgacgggaagcgggtgaaaccccGGATAACAGCTAGTGTATAATATCATAATTCCTAAGTTAAGTACCTAGTCTGGGAGCATAATCGTTTTGGTATTTAAGATTAATTTCAGCCAAACTTTTTATACACTCAAGGTTCTCTCGTATATTATGGTCCTCATGAGCTAATACttcaattaacaaaaataaggaATCCTTACCTACCTTTTCCACACATCACGGCATTGGCCATTGACGTACTGTTGTCCTGGAGGACAGTTAGGGGGAACGGTCACAACATTTTTCGAGTTAGGTGCGCTCTTCCATATATCGCGACAGGATCCATTAATCCATTGTTGTCCGGGGCGACAGTTAGGTGGGACAGTCACTACATTTTTCGGTGAATTATCGCTATATTCCAATCGACAatcactaaaaaaaaaaaaaaaattaccaatcaCCTCATTtaaaacgtggtcttaaaaATACCGGATTTAGTATTAACTAGGCTTAGAGTATCTTACTGTGTTCGACGCCATGGTTTATGCCTGGTACTAAAGCCGGTACTTTCTTGGGATCACGTTTTATATTTAGTGTCTAGAAATGATaaggtacctactacctacttatttaattccGAGTATAGGCATTCCCccattgtaataattttaaagttttcctTATTAGGTTCGTGTTGTCTTATCGTtatgaattgattttatttaggtacctacgttacaAGCATTATGAACAATAACAATTATGATGTTTATCAATGAATTAGGTGATTCTGTTAATTCAGTCAGATTAAGATTTCCCCCTTCTCATTTACGAAACATTACATGAAAGAACGGCAATGTTTTCCTTAAGTTTAAAACTAGTTTCTTGTTGTTGTTCTTTAGGAACTTAACGAACTAGCATGTTCGGTTATATCAGAGGGGCGACATTTTTACGCAGAAgcctaattttcaaaaaaaaaacgtggtAGGCTGCGGTAATGACATTTGGTATTTCCATAAAATGTTAACATCGTGTACTTGGGTACTACTAGGTACCACTAATATGTAGCTAGTAGCTACGTTAAAATGTCATGAACAATTTGTACCAAAAGGATCGgggacaaatatttttaaccgagaTAAGCAATTTCACAATAAGATATATCTTATCTTCATTTCAGCCTGAAAACACAAAACTTTACTGTGTTTACGACCAGTCTTATTGGTTATTTAGGTGCATTTTATCTCGGACAGAAAAAATTAATTGGTTGGAATAGAGCGTCAGTGGATGTATACAAGTAGGTA
This window of the Helicoverpa armigera isolate CAAS_96S chromosome 9, ASM3070526v1, whole genome shotgun sequence genome carries:
- the LOC110369911 gene encoding MICAL-like protein 1 isoform X2, with amino-acid sequence MSERKGTKALELWCKRLVKDCPEVQIDNMTTSWRNGIAFCALVHHFRPDLIDISKLNPENIYENNHLAYSVAEKHLGIPSLLDPEDMVENDVPDRLSILTYLSQFYQRLGHTVNTKLSESESKVSPQTTTTETSAPIRFGKTGLDKCAACGLPVYLAQRLLVSHKLYHRRCFRCSKCSGHLNPKNFEIVEGSEFTCDSCKNEKTLSKYLNNNDHDQMGMLAFTDTPHETKSVSIEEPPTPKYKSRPQSILDKINMFEKNIEKDSSLENKISNISLKDTSISNPEEISSTSSSQCEIDSKPKLANVNKKMENETVLSNNIPEKVYKSNIEKFNFLQTQLADDNISVGKSLESIDDIETRNKDCIKTIEHNTDKLEDSNDVSSSVHSEVNNETDDNRIANSSSTNIDYNPPLEQALEIQQGPEISISVPPRRKKQNALEKALASAMKKEKEMKMETKEYPDHLNPFSDDEEEENTVPPPQKVSTNPFGSSDEEDDDVPPIQSTPKSDNTPIKRLIAVNPFWSDGEEPSSDDDDTHNKSSMYRSSMATSTPNLPGSTPRRKKAKAPPPPTIAVTEAPRPHYPSTSMDDVASISSFSSYNSTVNSDQKSIGKCTPTLKRRPAPTPPGSLSTASGGGGSLEKGINTSGMRSIGSEGGRKAKGPAPGLPLPERREVKLQMSPEELQVQLDLLETQQLGLERQGVLIERMIRDKCDEADTVPQEEVEDLVIQLCELVNEKNDLFRKQTELMYIRRQQRLEQEQADIEHEIRIIQSRPAVNRIDADKAREEKLVLRLVEIVRMRDELVQQIDAERRRERQEDLAIAASIASKRAQRNSESNSSSMKSVEVIPTPKKSKVKDKVKKQLKKAKHTLIAKKKEDSGDRKEEKEKEKKVKQ
- the LOC110370009 gene encoding uncharacterized protein LOC110370009; this encodes MIIIVTLLYCLASFCSARPNIDIGPQNVVTVPSNCPEGQAWVNGECRDIWKVTAAPTNVVTVPANCCPGQVYVNGQCRDIWIKALLEQNYASDCRLEYSDNSPKNVVTVPPNCRPGQQWINGSCRDIWKSAPNSKNVVTVPPNCPPGQQYVNGQCRDVWKRLQIQYEALSDVSDSHRNIISVPSQCPSGYKPDALGNCRPILANF
- the LOC110369911 gene encoding MICAL-like protein 1 isoform X1; translation: MSERKGTKALELWCKRLVKDCPEVQIDNMTTSWRNGIAFCALVHHFRPDLIDISKLNPENIYENNHLAYSVAEKHLGIPSLLDPEDMVENDVPDRLSILTYLSQFYQRLGHTVNTKLSESESKVSPQTTTTETSAPIRFGKTGLDKCAACGLPVYLAQRLLVSHKLYHRRCFRCSKCSGHLNPKNFEIVEGSEFTCDSCKNEKTLSKYLNNNDHDQMGMLAFTDTPHETKSVSIEEPPTPKYKSRPQSILDKINMFEKNIEKDSSLENKISNISLKDTSISNPEEISSTSSSQCEIDSKPKLANVNKKMENETVLSNNIPEKVYKSNIEKFNFLQTQLADDNISVGKSLESIDDIETRNKDCIKTIEHNTDKLEDSNDVSSSVHSEVNNETDDNRIANSSSTNIDYNPPLEQALEIQQGPEISISVPPRRKKQNALEKALASAMKKEKEMKMETKEYPDHLNPFSDDEEEENTVPPPQKVSTNPFGSSDEEDDDVPPIQSTPKSDNTPIKRLIAVNPFWSDGEEPSSDDDDTHNKSSMYRSSMATSTPNLPGSTPRRKKAKAPPPPTIAVTEAPRPHYPSTSMDDVASISSFSSYNSTVNSDQKSIGKCTPTLKRRPAPTPPGSLSTASGGGGSLEKGINTSGMRSIGSEGGRKAKGPAPGLPLPERREVKLQMSPEELQVQLDLLETQQLGLERQGVLIERMIRDKCEGDEADTVPQEEVEDLVIQLCELVNEKNDLFRKQTELMYIRRQQRLEQEQADIEHEIRIIQSRPAVNRIDADKAREEKLVLRLVEIVRMRDELVQQIDAERRRERQEDLAIAASIASKRAQRNSESNSSSMKSVEVIPTPKKSKVKDKVKKQLKKAKHTLIAKKKEDSGDRKEEKEKEKKVKQ